The Parafrankia irregularis genome window below encodes:
- a CDS encoding TIGR03621 family F420-dependent LLM class oxidoreductase, translating into MARRFRFNTGPGRTPDVGALRQAGQRIEALGYSTFALADHFMIPFAPLIALQAVADATSTLRITQTVLNQDFRHPAVLAKELATLDVLSEGRLQIGLGAGWMRAEYEQAGLRFDPAPARIERLEEVVVILKGLFGGESLHHAGRHFTVDGLRGTPRPHQRPRPPIMIGGGGRRLLSVAGRQADIVQIMPRISRGGPAEPERDPFGADTYLEKIDWVRAAAGDRFADMELAAQLLHVTVGAEPDEEFESFYQGFVRQRVDTGVGAVPTREELRASPMVFVGSLDEVCAQFVDVRDRFGISYFSTPLGATAEALAPVVERLADC; encoded by the coding sequence ATGGCGCGGCGTTTCCGCTTCAACACCGGCCCGGGCCGGACACCGGACGTCGGCGCGCTGCGCCAGGCCGGCCAGCGCATCGAGGCCTTAGGCTACTCGACCTTCGCGCTGGCCGACCATTTCATGATCCCGTTCGCGCCGCTGATCGCGCTGCAGGCGGTCGCGGACGCGACGTCCACGCTGCGGATCACGCAGACCGTGCTGAACCAGGACTTCCGCCATCCTGCCGTTCTGGCGAAGGAACTGGCGACGCTCGACGTGCTGTCCGAGGGCCGCCTGCAGATCGGCCTCGGTGCCGGCTGGATGCGGGCCGAGTACGAGCAGGCGGGCCTGCGCTTCGATCCCGCTCCGGCCCGCATCGAGCGCCTGGAGGAGGTCGTCGTCATCCTGAAGGGCCTGTTCGGCGGCGAGTCGCTGCATCACGCGGGCAGGCACTTCACGGTCGACGGGCTGCGCGGCACGCCGCGGCCGCACCAGCGCCCGCGCCCTCCGATCATGATCGGCGGTGGTGGCCGGCGGCTGCTGTCGGTCGCCGGGCGGCAGGCCGACATCGTCCAGATCATGCCGCGGATCTCCCGGGGCGGACCGGCGGAGCCCGAGCGCGACCCGTTCGGCGCCGACACCTACCTGGAGAAGATCGACTGGGTGCGGGCGGCCGCCGGTGACCGCTTCGCCGACATGGAGCTTGCCGCCCAGCTGCTGCACGTGACCGTCGGCGCGGAGCCAGACGAGGAGTTCGAGTCGTTCTACCAGGGCTTCGTTCGGCAGCGGGTGGACACGGGGGTGGGTGCCGTGCCGACCCGCGAGGAGCTGCGCGCATCGCCGATGGTGTTCGTCGGCTCCCTCGACGAGGTGTGCGCGCAGTTCGTGGACGTCCGCGACCGGTTCGGTATCAGCTACTTCTCGACCCCGCTCGGTGCGACCGCCGAGGCGCTGGCACCGGTCGTCGAACGGCTGGCCGACTGCTGA